The following are from one region of the Sorghum bicolor cultivar BTx623 chromosome 2, Sorghum_bicolor_NCBIv3, whole genome shotgun sequence genome:
- the LOC110432733 gene encoding uncharacterized protein LOC110432733, giving the protein MEHRDVQGNTDNEDNDDSYVIGDSEKGLDDASGDDSIDDDLSDEDDLSGEEEFGDARATNRLDIEVDGDDEIFEDVADVDSDDGRPVCRLTEREIEILSRVLPDREPSIGDFEDLSHGHRAFADGGLNESSIPDVSVCPIIRKGLLFAIMDELKSWLQEYSILHHRPFRVINSYKEKRYTVACEEQLCQWRVCARKTRAGKWKITSVNQPHTCASADAEDTHLQLNSRFIARQLCPIVKHMPTITVSALVETIFQLYNYYVKYGKAWRAKQRALEIIFGNWEEAYERLPVMLNAMKAANPGTHFEYVPKEGETRNGREVFGRAFWVFGQSIEAFKHCRPVVSIDGTFLTGKFEGTMLICIGTDAEDQLVPLAFAIVRKEDTDNMLGF; this is encoded by the exons ATGGAGCATAGAGATGTCCAGGGCAACACTGACAATGAGGACAATGATGACTCATATGTAATAGGTGACTCAGAAAAGGGTTTAGATGACGCTAGTGGTGATGATTCCATTGATGATGACCTTAGTGATGAGGATGATCTTAGTGGTGAAGAAGAATTTGGCGATGCTCGGGCCACCAATCGATTAGATATCGAAGTAGATGGAGATGATGAGATATTTGAGGATGTGGCGGATGTTGACTCCGATGACGGTCGCCCCGTTTGTCGTCTCACTGAAAGGGaaatagagattttgagcagggTGTTGCCTGATAGAGAGCCTTCAATTGGTGATTTCGAGGACCTTAGCCATGGTCATAGGGCTTTTGCTGATGGTGGGCTAAACGAGAGCAGCATCCCTGATGTTAGTGTTTGTCCCATCATACGCAAGGGTTTATTGTTTGCCATAATGGATGAGTTGAAATCATGGTTGCAAGAGTACTCAATTCTCCACCACCGTCCATTTCGGGTGATCAATTCATATAAGGAGAAGAGGTACACCGTGGCTTGTGAGGAACAATTGTGTCAATGGAGAGTATGTGCTAGGAAAACAAGGGCAGGCAAATGGAAGATTACCTCAGTTAATCAACCACATACTTGTGCTAGTGCTGACGCAGAAGACACTCATTTGCAGCTCAACTCTAGGTTCATTGCAAGGCAATTGTGCCCTATTGTGAAGCATATGCCAACCATAACGGTGTCCGCGTTGGTTGAGACAATCTTCCAACTATACAACTACTACGTGAAGTATGGAAAAGCATGGAGAGCAAAGCAGCGTGCATTGGAAATAATATTTGGTAATTGGGAAGAAGCGTATGAGCGCCTACCGGTAATGTTGAACGCAATGAAAGCGGCAAATCCCGGGACACACTTTGAGTACGTGCCTAAGGAAGGTGAAACAAGGAACGGCCGGGAGGTGTTTGGTAGGGCTTTCTGGGTTTTCGGTCAGAGCATTGAAGCATTCAAGCATTGCAGGCCCGTTGTATCAATTGATGGCACATTTCTTACAGGGAAGTTCGAGGGCACAATGCTTATATGTATTGGGACAGATGCCGAAGACCAGCTTGTGCCGTTAGCCTTTGCCATTGTTCGGAAGGAGGACACCGATA ACATGCTGGGATTCTGA
- the LOC8056172 gene encoding uncharacterized protein LOC8056172, with protein sequence MVGKRERDCKNPMRRTTSMTEFAPPDALAAVMEDEEEAQLPYNSHISSRGAAAGGGQQQQQQQQDWLSAFVGGGGGAGPGGAAAQEDWLAAYRARAAPARAGLRRNSADYSVVETAAFLRACGLCRRRLGPGRDTFMYKGEAAFCSLECRERHITQEEWKDKCALTTSIKDAAAGAAKANGRRSSGTGKAGGRVAAA encoded by the exons ATGGTGGGGAAGAGGGAGCGGGACTGCAAGAACCCGATGCGTCGGACGACGAGCATGACGGAGTTCGCGCCGCCCGACGCGCTCGCGGCGGtgatggaggacgaggaggaggcccaGCTGCCCTACAacagccacatcagcagccgtgGCGCCGCGGCCGGTGgtgggcagcagcagcagcagcagcagcaggactgGCTGTCCGCGTTCGttgggggcggcggcggcgctgggccCGGGGGCGCCGCGGCGCAGGAGGACTGGCTCGCGGCGTACCGCGCCCGCGCGGCGCCCGCGCGCGCGGGGCTCCGCCGCAACTCGGCCGACTACTCCGTCGTCGAGACCGCCGCGTTCCTCCGCGCCTGCGGGCTCTGCCGGCGCCGCCTCGGCCCCGGCCGCGACACCTTCATGTACAA aggTGAGGCGGCGTTCTGTAGCCTGGAGTGCAGGGAGCGGCATATCACGCAGGAGGAGTGGAAGGACAAGTGCGCGCTGACGACGTCGATCAAGGACgctgccgccggcgccgccaagGCCAACGGCCGCCGCTCCTCCGGCACCGGCAAGGCCGGTGGCAGGGTGGCCGCGGCATGA
- the LOC8065364 gene encoding protein MAIN-LIKE 1: MAMRFLREEEPTLVERIEALENISMDRTLLDPRFDEKHRARRIEDGEVLHCLRPMTHEAATSMVYDEKYTPLLKRANLAAVARVCRRGTPPFNPAALTALIDRWRPETHTFHLPCGEMTVTLEDTAMILGVRIRGFPVTGDTESEGWENRVHNFLGRALPELEAGKKRRSSGVPLRWLREQWHQCPPDADEATVNYYCRAYVLHMFGTVLFPDGTGDTASWMYIPFLQNWDDAGNRSWGSAILAFLYRQLCEACQRAGGTHSTMSGCMPLLQIWMWERLPVGRPHRMQQPPAWFPEGDTIVAPTVAHLYER, encoded by the exons ATGGCTATGAGATTCTTGAGGGAGGAGGAACCAACATTGGTGGAGAGGATCGAGGCGCTCGAAAACATAAG TATGGATCGAACCCTGCTTGACCCGAGGTTCGATGAGAAACATCGAGCTCGGAGGATCGAGGATGGAGAG GTGCTCCACTGTTTGAGACCCATGACCCACGAGGCTGCTACAAGCATGGTGTACGACGAGAAGTACACGCCCCTTTTGAAGAGGGCCAACCTTGCTGCAGTCGCTCGTGTGTGCCGTCGCGGTACTCCACCTTTCAACCCAGCGGCGTTGACAGCTTTGATCGATAGGTGGCGTCCTGAGACACACACCTTCCACCTTCCTTGTGGAGAGATGACCGTCACTCTAGAGGACACAGCCATGATCCTTGGAGTGAGAATCAGAGGTTTTCCAGTGACCGGAGACACTGAGTCCGAAGGGTGGGAGAACCGAGTGCATAACTTCTTGGGACGTGCACTACCAGAGCTTGAGGCAGGCaagaagagaaggagcagcgggGTACCACTTAGGTGGCTTCGAGAGCAGTGGCATCAGTGTCCACCAGACGCTGATGAAGCCACAGTGAACTACTACTGCAGAGCATATGTTCTTCACATGTTCGGTACGGTTCTCTTCCCAGATGGCACTGGAGACACGGCTTCCTGGATGTACATCCCGTTCTTGCAAAATTGGGATGACGCTGGGAATAGAAGCTGGGGCTCAGCCATCTTGGCTTTCTTGTACCGCCAGCTGTGTGAGGCTTGTCAGAGGGCTGGAGGTACACATTCTACTATGTCTGGGTGCATGCCACTCCTGCAG ATTTGGATGTGGGAGAGGCTTCCTGTTGGAAGaccacataggatgcaacagcCACCTGCTTGGTTCCCGGAAGGGGACACAATCGTTGCTCCTACGGTGGCTCACCTCTACGAGC GTTGA